The DNA window GAATCCCTTCCCCTGCACTCTATTAAGTATAAAAACAATTGTTTAGACAAATTTAAGCGCCTTAGTGGCTCAGCCGGTAGAGCGATACCTTGGTAAGGTATAGGCCGGGGGTTCGAATCCCCCCTAAGGCTTTTTGAAAGGAGGTTACTTTTACATTTTTTTTAAAGGGAAATGTTTAATTATTTGCAAAAAAGCATATTATAAATTCAAGTTTTTTAGGAGAAGGTTTTCGAGTGATTTTAAGGGCTTATTTAGTTCATGTTGGATAATTACGGTTTTTGGTTGATATTTATCTGAAAACATCATCCAAGCCAGTTGGTTTGGATAAATAGTCTAAAACCTAACAAAAAAATACCGATATTATGGTCAAACTCATTTTTTCTGCCATATAATATGATTCATTTCGGGTTTATACATGAAACTATTTCAATCAAATTTCAATATTCGGTTATAAATTAGATTTTCAGAAATTTTTTCTATGGCCAAATATTTAATAGGAATGTTTGCCGATAAAATAAGGTAAGTTCATGTCCATATTGTTAATTCTAATTTAGTGATAAAAGATGTCAAAAATTTTAGATATAGTCATGGCTGGTATTATTTCTGGGATTGTTGCTTACACAACATCTCAATTAGGAATAGCTGGGACAGTAATTGGGGCAATAATCGGATCAATGCTCTACCAGTTGATGACACATTTCTTCCGGAAACCCATAGACAATGTGGATAGTTTAAGAACACAGAAGGTGGAAAGCAGCGTATTCTACGTTTTTCCATTAATCATAATTTTAGGCATTGAAATTCTGTATCTATTCTCCTCATTTTATCATACTTTTGATGTTCTATTCCAATCTCTGGAAACTGCAACTGGATGGAACCTTTTCCGGACTATTGGTGTTGGACTTCTGGTTATGGGGGTTTATCCCCTCCTTGAACCTGACCGGATATCTGCCAAGTATGGTCTGATGGTGTTGGCAGTGGGTATAGTGAAGTTAATGGCGGGATTTGTTGATTATCAATGTTCATTTGTAAATTTATACTCACCCCTATTCCAACAGTTCAATGAAATAATTTCTATAGTGCTTATTGCTGTTCTTTTGTATATCACTGTATCGATTATTCAGGATTCAGCGCATTTAAAACGTGAAAAAGATCAAAATGAAGGTGAAGAAGGGGAATTTGATAAATTAGATGAGCACAATTGATTAATCAACATTTATGCCCAAATAGCAATGACAAAATAATTTTCACGCTTAACAACTTCTTAAAGAGTATTGGAAATTATAAAAATGGATGATGGGGCTATAAAACGAATTATCACTTAAATTGGATTGTATTTGTTCATATATAGGATCAGATCATCTGTGGAATCTATTAGTTCAAAACTCTTATTTTGGTGGCTTTGAGATGTGGGGGTGAGGGATTGGCCCTTTGGCAGGATAGTGGAAACCTTTAAATCCATGCACATAGCTTCACCTAAAGTTGTGAATCAGTCAATGGATGTCTTTTTAACAATATGTTCAGAGCATAAAATAAACTGCATGGATTATGTAGAATTAGTTCAATTAACTACATTAAAACATCATCCCCCCTTTATTGTTCCTGAGAGTTGTAGATAATGACTCCCATTAAATTAGTTCTTTCATTTTTTGCATATCTTTTTAATGGTTTTAGTGGTTTAGATTACTGAAAGTCGGATTGTTAAAGTACTTAAAATTATATTAAAATCTTTTAAAAAAATGAGACATTTCAACAAAAAAAAATTTGATCATAATGGCTTTATTTATAAATCCACATTTTATTTTCAGGTAAAAACGGTTCATTCGGATAAGATGGTAGTTTAACATGTTTTGCAATGCCAAAAAGCAACTGACCATTAATCACTATATAATTATAAATAGTGTAAATTAGAATTATCTTTCTAATGGTATCACTTATTAAGAGGTATCACTATTAATGGTGATTTAATGGACTTGAAATATTGGATAGGTTTATTGATTATACTCATAATTATCATCACTGTATTAACCTTTGGAACTGGAAATAATTATGACCGGATTGAGATAGCAGGTTCAACATCAGTGCAACCAGTGGCAGAAAAACTTGCAGAAAAATACATGAAACAACACCCCAATGTACGAATTGATGTGATGGGAGGAGGAACTGGCTTGGGAATTAGGAGCGTTTCTCAAAACATAATCGCAATAGGTACAAGTTCAAAATCGTTAAACAAATCCGAAAATCCAGACTTAACCAATTATACAATCGGGATGGAAGGTATTTTAGTGGTAGTGAATGTAAATAATCCAGTATATGACCTAACCACGAGTCAACTTAGAGACATATTCTCAGGTAATATCACCAACTGGAAAGAAGTTGGAGGTCCTGATGCCAAAATCGATCTGGTAATTCGGGAAGAAGGTTCCGGAACAAGGAAAGCCTTCGAAGATCTGGTAATGGACCAAACAGGGGTAAAATCTGATGCTGTTGTTCAAACATCCACAGAATCAATAAAATTAGCTGTTTATCAGGATCCAAATGCAATTGGATACATTTCTCTGGCTCACATGACCTCAGACGTCAAGGCATTAAAAATTAACGGAGTTACTCCATCTCTTGAAACAATAGCCGATAATTCATATACGTTACAAAGGCCCTTTTTGTTCGTTACCAATGGAAAACCTGAAGGAGAAGTAAAAAAGTTTATCAAATGGTGTTTAAGTTCAGAAGGACAGGAAATTGTTAAAAAAGAAAAAATTGTTCCCATAAAATCCTAATCCATTTAAATAACAATAATGGAAGAGTAAAAAAATTAAAGTTAATAAATTATACAAACTAGGCATAATTTCATTTAATTAATACAATGGAAATAATATCAATATTACATGAAAATAAAGGAGTTCGATCATGTCTAAATGGGATGAAGAGTATTTCATAGAAAAAGGGCTATTGTTAACAGCCATCTCATCCATAATAATTATTGCCCTCATAATCCTCTTCATATTTAGGGAGGGATTTCCCGCATTAGAAAGTGCAGGATTCTTCAACTTCTTATTTGGGATGGACTGGGCCCCGACCAAAGGAAAGTATGGAATATTTCCAATGATCATTGGATCTCTGGGAATTACCGCCCTTTCACTATTAATGGCAGTTCCTTTGGGAGTGATATGTGCCATATTTTTAGCAGAAATAGCACCAACTAACATGCGTAAAATTCTCAACCCCACAATTCAAACTCTTTCAGGCATTCCTTCAGTAGTTTACGGATTTTTTGGACTAGTTTTGCTTGTACCATTTATGAGATCACAGTTTGGAGGAACAGGTTTCAGTATGTTCACCGCATCAATTATTCTAACTGTCATGATCTTACCCATCATTGTAAGTGTATCTGAAGATGCTCTAAGATCTATCCCCCAAGAATACAAGGAAGCATCTTTGGCATTGGGAGCAACCCACTGGCAGACTATAAAAAATGTCATATTTCCCGCAGCAATTCCTGGTATAATTACTTCTATAATTCTGGGCATGGGAAGAGCCGTTGGCGAAACATTAGCCATAATCATGGTTGCAGGTAATGTTGTTCAGATACCCAACTCAATATTCGACCCTGTTCGTGCTTTAACCTCTAATATAGCCATTGAAATGGGTTATGCAACTGGAGTTCATTACAACGCCCTGTTTGCCACTGGGATAGTATTGGTAATCATGATCATAGTGCTACTGGTCATTGCCAATTACTTCCATTACAAAAAAAAGGTGACTATCGGAGGGGGTTATTTATGAAAAAATTCTCTCACTTCTTGAAACAATTCACTATACTTATCTGGAAATATAATAAAAATGATAACCTCCAAGGTTCCCCCAAAAAGGAGGTAAACACAATTGCATAGGTTCATACCTCCTAGAATAGCTCAAAAGATAATGACGGTTGTATTCTGGGCTTCTGGAATTATCACACTTGTCATATTACTGGTTATAATAGGGTACGTGCTTTTCAAAGGCATGCCAGTGGTGAATCTAGAGTTTATTTTTGGAAATCCTACGGATTCAGGAAAATCAGGTGGAATTTTCCCATTCATAATGTCCAGTATATATGTAACTCTAATCGCTGTTTTAGTAGCCACACCACTGGGTGTGGGGGCTGCGGTTTACCTTTCAGAATATGCAGGAGAGAACACCTTAGTAAAACTTATCCGTTTTGGATCAGAAACACTGGCATCAATACCTTCTATAATATTTGGCCTATTCGGATTAGCGTTCTTTGTAATTTACCTAGAAATGGGGTGGAGTATATTGTCAGGAGGGCTGACTTTGGCTTTAATGGCATTACCCACTATACTTTCAGCTTCTGAAGTCTCAATAGAATCAATTAACAAATCTTATGCTGAAGGAAGCCTTGCATTGGGCGCTACTAAATGGCAAACTATTTACAAAGTGATTATTCCAGCTGCACTTCCAGGCATAACTACTGGAATAATTTTAGGCGTGGGAAGAGCTATTGCAGAGGCTGCAGCAGTATTATACACAGTTGGTGCAGCTTTGATGATGCCAACATCCCTGATGGACGCAGCAAGACCCTTACCTTTGCATCTTTACATTTTAGCCACTGAAGGTTTATCTATGAAAAATGCATGGGGTACTGCAGCTGTGCTAATTATCATGATTTTAATAATTACCGTGGTTACCAACACCGTGGTTGATAATTATCGTAAGAAGATGATGGGGCGATAATGAATGGAATACAGAATAGAAGTAGAAAATTTGAATGTTTACTTTGATGAATTACACATACTAAAAGATGTAAGCTTAAAAATCCCCAAAAACGCAGTTACTTCTCTAATAGGACCTTCAGGTTGTGGGAAATCCACATTCATCCGAACTTTAAACCGGATGAATGACTTGATAAGTACCTTCAAATTGGAGGGAACTGTGCTACTTGATGGTGGCGATATATACAATCCTAAAGTTGATGTGGTAGACTTGAGGAAAAGAGTAGGCATGGTATTCCAAAAGCCCAATCCTTTTCCTAAATCCATATTTGATAATGTTGCATACGGTTTACGAGTACACGGAATCAATGATGAAGATGTACTGGCTCAAAAGGTTGAAGAAAGCTTGAAATCAGCAGCATTATGGGATGAAGTTGAAAATATTCTGGAAAAATCTGCTATGGGACTTTCCGGAGGTCAACAACAACGACTATGTATAGCGCGCACTATAGCTGTGGAACCTGAAGTTATTTTAATGGATGAACCATGTTCAGCTCTTGATCCAATATCCACAACCAAAATAGAGGATCTTATCCACAAGTTAAAGAATGACTTCACTATAATCATTGTAACTCATAACATGCAGCAAGCAACACGAGTATCCAAACATACTGCTTTCTTTCTCAATGGAGAGATTGTGGAAAGTGGTCTGACTAATAGAATTTTCATTGAACCAGAAGATAAAAGAACTGAGGATTACATCACTGGCAGGTTTGGATAGAAATTTTTTAAAAGATGATTAAGATTATAAAAATAATTGAGGCAAAAAAATGGACAGAAGATATCCCCGGATTCGGTTCCAGAAAAAACTGGACAAACTAAAGGATAAAGTGGATAAAATGGGTCAAGCCGCCCTTAAAGCGTA is part of the Methanobacterium sp. genome and encodes:
- the pstC gene encoding phosphate ABC transporter permease subunit PstC, encoding MSKWDEEYFIEKGLLLTAISSIIIIALIILFIFREGFPALESAGFFNFLFGMDWAPTKGKYGIFPMIIGSLGITALSLLMAVPLGVICAIFLAEIAPTNMRKILNPTIQTLSGIPSVVYGFFGLVLLVPFMRSQFGGTGFSMFTASIILTVMILPIIVSVSEDALRSIPQEYKEASLALGATHWQTIKNVIFPAAIPGIITSIILGMGRAVGETLAIIMVAGNVVQIPNSIFDPVRALTSNIAIEMGYATGVHYNALFATGIVLVIMIIVLLVIANYFHYKKKVTIGGGYL
- a CDS encoding phosphate ABC transporter substrate-binding protein, whose translation is MDLKYWIGLLIILIIIITVLTFGTGNNYDRIEIAGSTSVQPVAEKLAEKYMKQHPNVRIDVMGGGTGLGIRSVSQNIIAIGTSSKSLNKSENPDLTNYTIGMEGILVVVNVNNPVYDLTTSQLRDIFSGNITNWKEVGGPDAKIDLVIREEGSGTRKAFEDLVMDQTGVKSDAVVQTSTESIKLAVYQDPNAIGYISLAHMTSDVKALKINGVTPSLETIADNSYTLQRPFLFVTNGKPEGEVKKFIKWCLSSEGQEIVKKEKIVPIKS
- the pstA gene encoding phosphate ABC transporter permease PstA encodes the protein MHRFIPPRIAQKIMTVVFWASGIITLVILLVIIGYVLFKGMPVVNLEFIFGNPTDSGKSGGIFPFIMSSIYVTLIAVLVATPLGVGAAVYLSEYAGENTLVKLIRFGSETLASIPSIIFGLFGLAFFVIYLEMGWSILSGGLTLALMALPTILSASEVSIESINKSYAEGSLALGATKWQTIYKVIIPAALPGITTGIILGVGRAIAEAAAVLYTVGAALMMPTSLMDAARPLPLHLYILATEGLSMKNAWGTAAVLIIMILIITVVTNTVVDNYRKKMMGR
- a CDS encoding phosphate ABC transporter ATP-binding protein; translated protein: MEYRIEVENLNVYFDELHILKDVSLKIPKNAVTSLIGPSGCGKSTFIRTLNRMNDLISTFKLEGTVLLDGGDIYNPKVDVVDLRKRVGMVFQKPNPFPKSIFDNVAYGLRVHGINDEDVLAQKVEESLKSAALWDEVENILEKSAMGLSGGQQQRLCIARTIAVEPEVILMDEPCSALDPISTTKIEDLIHKLKNDFTIIIVTHNMQQATRVSKHTAFFLNGEIVESGLTNRIFIEPEDKRTEDYITGRFG